From Diceros bicornis minor isolate mBicDic1 chromosome 21, mDicBic1.mat.cur, whole genome shotgun sequence, the proteins below share one genomic window:
- the GPT gene encoding alanine aminotransferase 1 isoform X6: MNRLKEKVLTLDTMNPCVRRVEYAVRGPIVLRALELEQELCQGIKKPFTEVIRANIGDAQAMGQKPITFLRQVRLSTALAPLPHQAMCRGLSTRSSQVLALCIHPDLLKSPDFPEDAKRRAERILQACGGHSLGAYSISSGIQLIREDVARYIERRDGGIPADPSNIFLSTGASDAIVTVLKLLVAGEGRTRTGVLIPIPQYPLYSATLAELNAVQVDYYLDEERAWALDVSELRRALRQARDHCYPRALCVINPGNPTGQVQPRECIEAVIRFAFEERLFLMADEVRVPRRLRGGGEHGRRGAAADAEADERAAVPACARPGPATYGGEAGSAGRAGGQGQAHGASLQRGSRHPLQPGAGRHVLLPPRAAATARGPARSGAGPGSGHVLLFAPSGGDGHLRGAWERLWAAGRHLPLPDDHSAPHGEAAVPAGEAEPVPRQVHPRLLLRTPLGPRPGQGGVAGPTLD; the protein is encoded by the exons ATGAACAGGCTGAAGGAGAAGGTCTTGACGCTGGACACCATGAACCCGTGTGTGCGGAGGGTGGAGTACGCGGTACGAGGCCCCATTGTGCTGCGTGCCCTGGAGCTGGAGCAGGAGCTGTGCCAG GGCATAAAGAAGCCCTTCACTGAGGTCATCCGTGCCAACATCGGGGATGCACAGGCCATGGGGCAGAAGCCCATCACCTTCCTGCGCCAGGTGAGGCTCAGCACTGCCCTGGCACCCCTCCCCCATCAGGCCATGTGCCGTGGCCTCAGCACTCGCTCCTCCCAGGTCCTGGCACTCTGCATCCACCCCGATCTCCTGAAGAGCCCCGACTTCCCCGAGGATGCCAAGAGAAGGGCAGAGCGCATCTTGCAGGCGTGCGGGGGCCACAGCCTGG GGGCCTACAGCATCAGCTCCGGCATTCAGCTGATCCGCGAGGATGTGGCACGGTATATCGAGCGGCGCGACGGAGGCATTCCCGCGGACCCCAGCAACATCTTCCTGTCCACAGGGGCCAGCGACGCCATCGTG ACAGTGCTGAAGTTGTTGGTGGCCGGAGAGGGTCGCACGCGCACGGGCGTGCTCATCCCCATCCCTCAGTACCCGCTGTACTCGGCCACGCTGGCCGAGCTCAACGCCGTGCAGGTGGACTACTACCTGGACGAGGAGCGCGCCTGGGCGCTCGACGTGTCCGAGCTGCGGCGCGCACTGCGCCAGGCGCGTGACCACTGCTACCCGCGCGCGCTCTGCGTTATCAACCCCGGCAACCCCACTG GGCAGGTGCAGCCCCGCGAGTGCATCGAGGCCGTGATCCGCTTCGCCTTCGAAGAGCGGCTCTTCCTGATGGCTGATGAG GTGCGGGTTCCGCGCCGGCTACGTGGAGGTGGTGAACATGGACGCCGCGGTGCAGcagcagatgcagaagctgaTGAGCGTGCGGCTGTGCCCGCCTGTGCCAGGCCAGGCCCTGCTACATATGGTG GAGAGGCAGGCAGTGCTGGCCGAGCTGGCGGCCAAGGCCAAGCTCACGGAGCAAGTCTTCAACGAGGCTCCCGGCATCCACTGCAACCCGGTGCAGGGCGCCATGTACTCCTTCCCCCGCGTGCAGCTGCCACCGCGCGCGGTCCAGCGCGCTCAG GAGCTGGGCCTGGCTCCGGACATGTTCTTTTGTTTGCGCCTTCTGGAGGAGACGGGCATCTGCGTGGTGCCTGGGAGCGGCTTTGGGCAGCGGGAAGGCACCTACCACTTCCG GATGACCATTCTGCCCCCCATGGAGAAGCTGCGGTCCCTGCTGGAGAAGCTGAGCCAGTTCCACGCCAAGTTCACCCGAGACTACTCCTGAGGACCCCTCTGGGGCCCAGGCCCGGCCAGGGTGGTGTGGCAGGGCCAACCCTAGACTGA
- the GPT gene encoding alanine aminotransferase 1 isoform X9 — MNRLKEKVLTLDTMNPCVRRVEYAVRGPIVLRALELEQELCQGIKKPFTEVIRANIGDAQAMGQKPITFLRQVRLSTALAPLPHQAMCRGLSTRSSQVLALCIHPDLLKSPDFPEDAKRRAERILQACGGHSLGAYSISSGIQLIREDVARYIERRDGGIPADPSNIFLSTGASDAIVTVLKLLVAGEGRTRTGVLIPIPQYPLYSATLAELNAVQVDYYLDEERAWALDVSELRRALRQARDHCYPRALCVINPGNPTGQVQPRECIEAVIRFAFEERLFLMADEVYQDNVYAEGSQFHSFKKVRVPRRLRGGGEHGRRGAAADAEADERAAVPACARPGPATYGGEAGSAGRAGGQGQAHGASLQRGSRHPLQPGAGRHVLLPPRAAATARGPARSG, encoded by the exons ATGAACAGGCTGAAGGAGAAGGTCTTGACGCTGGACACCATGAACCCGTGTGTGCGGAGGGTGGAGTACGCGGTACGAGGCCCCATTGTGCTGCGTGCCCTGGAGCTGGAGCAGGAGCTGTGCCAG GGCATAAAGAAGCCCTTCACTGAGGTCATCCGTGCCAACATCGGGGATGCACAGGCCATGGGGCAGAAGCCCATCACCTTCCTGCGCCAGGTGAGGCTCAGCACTGCCCTGGCACCCCTCCCCCATCAGGCCATGTGCCGTGGCCTCAGCACTCGCTCCTCCCAGGTCCTGGCACTCTGCATCCACCCCGATCTCCTGAAGAGCCCCGACTTCCCCGAGGATGCCAAGAGAAGGGCAGAGCGCATCTTGCAGGCGTGCGGGGGCCACAGCCTGG GGGCCTACAGCATCAGCTCCGGCATTCAGCTGATCCGCGAGGATGTGGCACGGTATATCGAGCGGCGCGACGGAGGCATTCCCGCGGACCCCAGCAACATCTTCCTGTCCACAGGGGCCAGCGACGCCATCGTG ACAGTGCTGAAGTTGTTGGTGGCCGGAGAGGGTCGCACGCGCACGGGCGTGCTCATCCCCATCCCTCAGTACCCGCTGTACTCGGCCACGCTGGCCGAGCTCAACGCCGTGCAGGTGGACTACTACCTGGACGAGGAGCGCGCCTGGGCGCTCGACGTGTCCGAGCTGCGGCGCGCACTGCGCCAGGCGCGTGACCACTGCTACCCGCGCGCGCTCTGCGTTATCAACCCCGGCAACCCCACTG GGCAGGTGCAGCCCCGCGAGTGCATCGAGGCCGTGATCCGCTTCGCCTTCGAAGAGCGGCTCTTCCTGATGGCTGATGAG GTGTACCAGGACAACGTGTACGCCGAGGGCTCGCAGTTCCACTCGTTCAAGAAG GTGCGGGTTCCGCGCCGGCTACGTGGAGGTGGTGAACATGGACGCCGCGGTGCAGcagcagatgcagaagctgaTGAGCGTGCGGCTGTGCCCGCCTGTGCCAGGCCAGGCCCTGCTACATATGGTG GAGAGGCAGGCAGTGCTGGCCGAGCTGGCGGCCAAGGCCAAGCTCACGGAGCAAGTCTTCAACGAGGCTCCCGGCATCCACTGCAACCCGGTGCAGGGCGCCATGTACTCCTTCCCCCGCGTGCAGCTGCCACCGCGCGCGGTCCAGCGCGCTCAG GATGA
- the GPT gene encoding alanine aminotransferase 1 isoform X5 — MNRLKEKVLTLDTMNPCVRRVEYAVRGPIVLRALELEQELCQGIKKPFTEVIRANIGDAQAMGQKPITFLRQVLALCIHPDLLKSPDFPEDAKRRAERILQACGGHSLGAYSISSGIQLIREDVARYIERRDGGIPADPSNIFLSTGASDAIVTVLKLLVAGEGRTRTGVLIPIPQYPLYSATLAELNAVQVDYYLDEERAWALDVSELRRALRQARDHCYPRALCVINPGNPTGQVQPRECIEAVIRFAFEERLFLMADEVYQDNVYAEGSQFHSFKKVLTELGPPYAAQQELASFHSVSKGYMGECGFRAGYVEVVNMDAAVQQQMQKLMSVRLCPPVPGQALLHMVVSPPAPSDPSFAQFQAERQAVLAELAAKAKLTEQVFNEAPGIHCNPVQGAMYSFPRVQLPPRAVQRAQELGLAPDMFFCLRLLEETGICVVPGSGFGQREGTYHFRMTILPPMEKLRSLLEKLSQFHAKFTRDYS, encoded by the exons ATGAACAGGCTGAAGGAGAAGGTCTTGACGCTGGACACCATGAACCCGTGTGTGCGGAGGGTGGAGTACGCGGTACGAGGCCCCATTGTGCTGCGTGCCCTGGAGCTGGAGCAGGAGCTGTGCCAG GGCATAAAGAAGCCCTTCACTGAGGTCATCCGTGCCAACATCGGGGATGCACAGGCCATGGGGCAGAAGCCCATCACCTTCCTGCGCCAG GTCCTGGCACTCTGCATCCACCCCGATCTCCTGAAGAGCCCCGACTTCCCCGAGGATGCCAAGAGAAGGGCAGAGCGCATCTTGCAGGCGTGCGGGGGCCACAGCCTGG GGGCCTACAGCATCAGCTCCGGCATTCAGCTGATCCGCGAGGATGTGGCACGGTATATCGAGCGGCGCGACGGAGGCATTCCCGCGGACCCCAGCAACATCTTCCTGTCCACAGGGGCCAGCGACGCCATCGTG ACAGTGCTGAAGTTGTTGGTGGCCGGAGAGGGTCGCACGCGCACGGGCGTGCTCATCCCCATCCCTCAGTACCCGCTGTACTCGGCCACGCTGGCCGAGCTCAACGCCGTGCAGGTGGACTACTACCTGGACGAGGAGCGCGCCTGGGCGCTCGACGTGTCCGAGCTGCGGCGCGCACTGCGCCAGGCGCGTGACCACTGCTACCCGCGCGCGCTCTGCGTTATCAACCCCGGCAACCCCACTG GGCAGGTGCAGCCCCGCGAGTGCATCGAGGCCGTGATCCGCTTCGCCTTCGAAGAGCGGCTCTTCCTGATGGCTGATGAG GTGTACCAGGACAACGTGTACGCCGAGGGCTCGCAGTTCCACTCGTTCAAGAAGGTGCTCACGGAGCTGGGGCCGCCGTACGCGGCGCAGCAGGAGCTCGCCTCCTTCCATTCGGTCTCCAAGGGCTACATGGGCGA GTGCGGGTTCCGCGCCGGCTACGTGGAGGTGGTGAACATGGACGCCGCGGTGCAGcagcagatgcagaagctgaTGAGCGTGCGGCTGTGCCCGCCTGTGCCAGGCCAGGCCCTGCTACATATGGTGGTCAGCCCGCCCGCGCCCTCTGACCCCTCCTTCGCCCAGTTCCAGGCG GAGAGGCAGGCAGTGCTGGCCGAGCTGGCGGCCAAGGCCAAGCTCACGGAGCAAGTCTTCAACGAGGCTCCCGGCATCCACTGCAACCCGGTGCAGGGCGCCATGTACTCCTTCCCCCGCGTGCAGCTGCCACCGCGCGCGGTCCAGCGCGCTCAG GAGCTGGGCCTGGCTCCGGACATGTTCTTTTGTTTGCGCCTTCTGGAGGAGACGGGCATCTGCGTGGTGCCTGGGAGCGGCTTTGGGCAGCGGGAAGGCACCTACCACTTCCG GATGACCATTCTGCCCCCCATGGAGAAGCTGCGGTCCCTGCTGGAGAAGCTGAGCCAGTTCCACGCCAAGTTCACCCGAGACTACTCCTGA
- the GPT gene encoding alanine aminotransferase 1 isoform X7 has translation MNRLKEKVLTLDTMNPCVRRVEYAVRGPIVLRALELEQELCQGIKKPFTEVIRANIGDAQAMGQKPITFLRQVRLSTALAPLPHQAMCRGLSTRSSQVLALCIHPDLLKSPDFPEDAKRRAERILQACGGHSLGAYSISSGIQLIREDVARYIERRDGGIPADPSNIFLSTGASDAIVTVLKLLVAGEGRTRTGVLIPIPQYPLYSATLAELNAVQVDYYLDEERAWALDVSELRRALRQARDHCYPRALCVINPGNPTGQVQPRECIEAVIRFAFEERLFLMADEVYQDNVYAEGSQFHSFKKVLTELGPPYAAQQELASFHSVSKGYMGECGFRAGYVEVVNMDAAVQQQMQKLMSVRLCPPVPGQALLHMVVSPPAPSDPSFAQFQADDHSAPHGEAAVPAGEAEPVPRQVHPRLLLRTPLGPRPGQGGVAGPTLD, from the exons ATGAACAGGCTGAAGGAGAAGGTCTTGACGCTGGACACCATGAACCCGTGTGTGCGGAGGGTGGAGTACGCGGTACGAGGCCCCATTGTGCTGCGTGCCCTGGAGCTGGAGCAGGAGCTGTGCCAG GGCATAAAGAAGCCCTTCACTGAGGTCATCCGTGCCAACATCGGGGATGCACAGGCCATGGGGCAGAAGCCCATCACCTTCCTGCGCCAGGTGAGGCTCAGCACTGCCCTGGCACCCCTCCCCCATCAGGCCATGTGCCGTGGCCTCAGCACTCGCTCCTCCCAGGTCCTGGCACTCTGCATCCACCCCGATCTCCTGAAGAGCCCCGACTTCCCCGAGGATGCCAAGAGAAGGGCAGAGCGCATCTTGCAGGCGTGCGGGGGCCACAGCCTGG GGGCCTACAGCATCAGCTCCGGCATTCAGCTGATCCGCGAGGATGTGGCACGGTATATCGAGCGGCGCGACGGAGGCATTCCCGCGGACCCCAGCAACATCTTCCTGTCCACAGGGGCCAGCGACGCCATCGTG ACAGTGCTGAAGTTGTTGGTGGCCGGAGAGGGTCGCACGCGCACGGGCGTGCTCATCCCCATCCCTCAGTACCCGCTGTACTCGGCCACGCTGGCCGAGCTCAACGCCGTGCAGGTGGACTACTACCTGGACGAGGAGCGCGCCTGGGCGCTCGACGTGTCCGAGCTGCGGCGCGCACTGCGCCAGGCGCGTGACCACTGCTACCCGCGCGCGCTCTGCGTTATCAACCCCGGCAACCCCACTG GGCAGGTGCAGCCCCGCGAGTGCATCGAGGCCGTGATCCGCTTCGCCTTCGAAGAGCGGCTCTTCCTGATGGCTGATGAG GTGTACCAGGACAACGTGTACGCCGAGGGCTCGCAGTTCCACTCGTTCAAGAAGGTGCTCACGGAGCTGGGGCCGCCGTACGCGGCGCAGCAGGAGCTCGCCTCCTTCCATTCGGTCTCCAAGGGCTACATGGGCGA GTGCGGGTTCCGCGCCGGCTACGTGGAGGTGGTGAACATGGACGCCGCGGTGCAGcagcagatgcagaagctgaTGAGCGTGCGGCTGTGCCCGCCTGTGCCAGGCCAGGCCCTGCTACATATGGTGGTCAGCCCGCCCGCGCCCTCTGACCCCTCCTTCGCCCAGTTCCAGGCG GATGACCATTCTGCCCCCCATGGAGAAGCTGCGGTCCCTGCTGGAGAAGCTGAGCCAGTTCCACGCCAAGTTCACCCGAGACTACTCCTGAGGACCCCTCTGGGGCCCAGGCCCGGCCAGGGTGGTGTGGCAGGGCCAACCCTAGACTGA
- the GPT gene encoding alanine aminotransferase 1 isoform X1: MNRLKEKVLTLDTMNPCVRRVEYAVRGPIVLRALELEQELCQGIKKPFTEVIRANIGDAQAMGQKPITFLRQVRLSTALAPLPHQAMCRGLSTRSSQVLALCIHPDLLKSPDFPEDAKRRAERILQACGGHSLGAYSISSGIQLIREDVARYIERRDGGIPADPSNIFLSTGASDAIVTVLKLLVAGEGRTRTGVLIPIPQYPLYSATLAELNAVQVDYYLDEERAWALDVSELRRALRQARDHCYPRALCVINPGNPTGQVQPRECIEAVIRFAFEERLFLMADEVYQDNVYAEGSQFHSFKKVLTELGPPYAAQQELASFHSVSKGYMGECGFRAGYVEVVNMDAAVQQQMQKLMSVRLCPPVPGQALLHMVVSPPAPSDPSFAQFQAERQAVLAELAAKAKLTEQVFNEAPGIHCNPVQGAMYSFPRVQLPPRAVQRAQELGLAPDMFFCLRLLEETGICVVPGSGFGQREGTYHFRMTILPPMEKLRSLLEKLSQFHAKFTRDYS; encoded by the exons ATGAACAGGCTGAAGGAGAAGGTCTTGACGCTGGACACCATGAACCCGTGTGTGCGGAGGGTGGAGTACGCGGTACGAGGCCCCATTGTGCTGCGTGCCCTGGAGCTGGAGCAGGAGCTGTGCCAG GGCATAAAGAAGCCCTTCACTGAGGTCATCCGTGCCAACATCGGGGATGCACAGGCCATGGGGCAGAAGCCCATCACCTTCCTGCGCCAGGTGAGGCTCAGCACTGCCCTGGCACCCCTCCCCCATCAGGCCATGTGCCGTGGCCTCAGCACTCGCTCCTCCCAGGTCCTGGCACTCTGCATCCACCCCGATCTCCTGAAGAGCCCCGACTTCCCCGAGGATGCCAAGAGAAGGGCAGAGCGCATCTTGCAGGCGTGCGGGGGCCACAGCCTGG GGGCCTACAGCATCAGCTCCGGCATTCAGCTGATCCGCGAGGATGTGGCACGGTATATCGAGCGGCGCGACGGAGGCATTCCCGCGGACCCCAGCAACATCTTCCTGTCCACAGGGGCCAGCGACGCCATCGTG ACAGTGCTGAAGTTGTTGGTGGCCGGAGAGGGTCGCACGCGCACGGGCGTGCTCATCCCCATCCCTCAGTACCCGCTGTACTCGGCCACGCTGGCCGAGCTCAACGCCGTGCAGGTGGACTACTACCTGGACGAGGAGCGCGCCTGGGCGCTCGACGTGTCCGAGCTGCGGCGCGCACTGCGCCAGGCGCGTGACCACTGCTACCCGCGCGCGCTCTGCGTTATCAACCCCGGCAACCCCACTG GGCAGGTGCAGCCCCGCGAGTGCATCGAGGCCGTGATCCGCTTCGCCTTCGAAGAGCGGCTCTTCCTGATGGCTGATGAG GTGTACCAGGACAACGTGTACGCCGAGGGCTCGCAGTTCCACTCGTTCAAGAAGGTGCTCACGGAGCTGGGGCCGCCGTACGCGGCGCAGCAGGAGCTCGCCTCCTTCCATTCGGTCTCCAAGGGCTACATGGGCGA GTGCGGGTTCCGCGCCGGCTACGTGGAGGTGGTGAACATGGACGCCGCGGTGCAGcagcagatgcagaagctgaTGAGCGTGCGGCTGTGCCCGCCTGTGCCAGGCCAGGCCCTGCTACATATGGTGGTCAGCCCGCCCGCGCCCTCTGACCCCTCCTTCGCCCAGTTCCAGGCG GAGAGGCAGGCAGTGCTGGCCGAGCTGGCGGCCAAGGCCAAGCTCACGGAGCAAGTCTTCAACGAGGCTCCCGGCATCCACTGCAACCCGGTGCAGGGCGCCATGTACTCCTTCCCCCGCGTGCAGCTGCCACCGCGCGCGGTCCAGCGCGCTCAG GAGCTGGGCCTGGCTCCGGACATGTTCTTTTGTTTGCGCCTTCTGGAGGAGACGGGCATCTGCGTGGTGCCTGGGAGCGGCTTTGGGCAGCGGGAAGGCACCTACCACTTCCG GATGACCATTCTGCCCCCCATGGAGAAGCTGCGGTCCCTGCTGGAGAAGCTGAGCCAGTTCCACGCCAAGTTCACCCGAGACTACTCCTGA
- the GPT gene encoding alanine aminotransferase 1 isoform X4, whose protein sequence is MNRLKEKVLTLDTMNPCVRRVEYAVRGPIVLRALELEQELCQGIKKPFTEVIRANIGDAQAMGQKPITFLRQVRLSTALAPLPHQAMCRGLSTRSSQVLALCIHPDLLKSPDFPEDAKRRAERILQACGGHSLGAYSISSGIQLIREDVARYIERRDGGIPADPSNIFLSTGASDAIVTVLKLLVAGEGRTRTGVLIPIPQYPLYSATLAELNAVQVDYYLDEERAWALDVSELRRALRQARDHCYPRALCVINPGNPTGQVQPRECIEAVIRFAFEERLFLMADEVYQDNVYAEGSQFHSFKKVRVPRRLRGGGEHGRRGAAADAEADERAAVPACARPGPATYGGEAGSAGRAGGQGQAHGASLQRGSRHPLQPGAGRHVLLPPRAAATARGPARSGAGPGSGHVLLFAPSGGDGHLRGAWERLWAAGRHLPLPDDHSAPHGEAAVPAGEAEPVPRQVHPRLLLRTPLGPRPGQGGVAGPTLD, encoded by the exons ATGAACAGGCTGAAGGAGAAGGTCTTGACGCTGGACACCATGAACCCGTGTGTGCGGAGGGTGGAGTACGCGGTACGAGGCCCCATTGTGCTGCGTGCCCTGGAGCTGGAGCAGGAGCTGTGCCAG GGCATAAAGAAGCCCTTCACTGAGGTCATCCGTGCCAACATCGGGGATGCACAGGCCATGGGGCAGAAGCCCATCACCTTCCTGCGCCAGGTGAGGCTCAGCACTGCCCTGGCACCCCTCCCCCATCAGGCCATGTGCCGTGGCCTCAGCACTCGCTCCTCCCAGGTCCTGGCACTCTGCATCCACCCCGATCTCCTGAAGAGCCCCGACTTCCCCGAGGATGCCAAGAGAAGGGCAGAGCGCATCTTGCAGGCGTGCGGGGGCCACAGCCTGG GGGCCTACAGCATCAGCTCCGGCATTCAGCTGATCCGCGAGGATGTGGCACGGTATATCGAGCGGCGCGACGGAGGCATTCCCGCGGACCCCAGCAACATCTTCCTGTCCACAGGGGCCAGCGACGCCATCGTG ACAGTGCTGAAGTTGTTGGTGGCCGGAGAGGGTCGCACGCGCACGGGCGTGCTCATCCCCATCCCTCAGTACCCGCTGTACTCGGCCACGCTGGCCGAGCTCAACGCCGTGCAGGTGGACTACTACCTGGACGAGGAGCGCGCCTGGGCGCTCGACGTGTCCGAGCTGCGGCGCGCACTGCGCCAGGCGCGTGACCACTGCTACCCGCGCGCGCTCTGCGTTATCAACCCCGGCAACCCCACTG GGCAGGTGCAGCCCCGCGAGTGCATCGAGGCCGTGATCCGCTTCGCCTTCGAAGAGCGGCTCTTCCTGATGGCTGATGAG GTGTACCAGGACAACGTGTACGCCGAGGGCTCGCAGTTCCACTCGTTCAAGAAG GTGCGGGTTCCGCGCCGGCTACGTGGAGGTGGTGAACATGGACGCCGCGGTGCAGcagcagatgcagaagctgaTGAGCGTGCGGCTGTGCCCGCCTGTGCCAGGCCAGGCCCTGCTACATATGGTG GAGAGGCAGGCAGTGCTGGCCGAGCTGGCGGCCAAGGCCAAGCTCACGGAGCAAGTCTTCAACGAGGCTCCCGGCATCCACTGCAACCCGGTGCAGGGCGCCATGTACTCCTTCCCCCGCGTGCAGCTGCCACCGCGCGCGGTCCAGCGCGCTCAG GAGCTGGGCCTGGCTCCGGACATGTTCTTTTGTTTGCGCCTTCTGGAGGAGACGGGCATCTGCGTGGTGCCTGGGAGCGGCTTTGGGCAGCGGGAAGGCACCTACCACTTCCG GATGACCATTCTGCCCCCCATGGAGAAGCTGCGGTCCCTGCTGGAGAAGCTGAGCCAGTTCCACGCCAAGTTCACCCGAGACTACTCCTGAGGACCCCTCTGGGGCCCAGGCCCGGCCAGGGTGGTGTGGCAGGGCCAACCCTAGACTGA
- the GPT gene encoding alanine aminotransferase 1 isoform X2: protein MNRLKEKVLTLDTMNPCVRRVEYAVRGPIVLRALELEQELCQGIKKPFTEVIRANIGDAQAMGQKPITFLRQVRLSTALAPLPHQAMCRGLSTRSSQVLALCIHPDLLKSPDFPEDAKRRAERILQACGGHSLGAYSISSGIQLIREDVARYIERRDGGIPADPSNIFLSTGASDAIVTVLKLLVAGEGRTRTGVLIPIPQYPLYSATLAELNAVQVDYYLDEERAWALDVSELRRALRQARDHCYPRALCVINPGNPTGQVQPRECIEAVIRFAFEERLFLMADEVYQDNVYAEGSQFHSFKKVLTELGPPYAAQQELASFHSVSKGYMGECGFRAGYVEVVNMDAAVQQQMQKLMSVRLCPPVPGQALLHMVERQAVLAELAAKAKLTEQVFNEAPGIHCNPVQGAMYSFPRVQLPPRAVQRAQELGLAPDMFFCLRLLEETGICVVPGSGFGQREGTYHFRMTILPPMEKLRSLLEKLSQFHAKFTRDYS, encoded by the exons ATGAACAGGCTGAAGGAGAAGGTCTTGACGCTGGACACCATGAACCCGTGTGTGCGGAGGGTGGAGTACGCGGTACGAGGCCCCATTGTGCTGCGTGCCCTGGAGCTGGAGCAGGAGCTGTGCCAG GGCATAAAGAAGCCCTTCACTGAGGTCATCCGTGCCAACATCGGGGATGCACAGGCCATGGGGCAGAAGCCCATCACCTTCCTGCGCCAGGTGAGGCTCAGCACTGCCCTGGCACCCCTCCCCCATCAGGCCATGTGCCGTGGCCTCAGCACTCGCTCCTCCCAGGTCCTGGCACTCTGCATCCACCCCGATCTCCTGAAGAGCCCCGACTTCCCCGAGGATGCCAAGAGAAGGGCAGAGCGCATCTTGCAGGCGTGCGGGGGCCACAGCCTGG GGGCCTACAGCATCAGCTCCGGCATTCAGCTGATCCGCGAGGATGTGGCACGGTATATCGAGCGGCGCGACGGAGGCATTCCCGCGGACCCCAGCAACATCTTCCTGTCCACAGGGGCCAGCGACGCCATCGTG ACAGTGCTGAAGTTGTTGGTGGCCGGAGAGGGTCGCACGCGCACGGGCGTGCTCATCCCCATCCCTCAGTACCCGCTGTACTCGGCCACGCTGGCCGAGCTCAACGCCGTGCAGGTGGACTACTACCTGGACGAGGAGCGCGCCTGGGCGCTCGACGTGTCCGAGCTGCGGCGCGCACTGCGCCAGGCGCGTGACCACTGCTACCCGCGCGCGCTCTGCGTTATCAACCCCGGCAACCCCACTG GGCAGGTGCAGCCCCGCGAGTGCATCGAGGCCGTGATCCGCTTCGCCTTCGAAGAGCGGCTCTTCCTGATGGCTGATGAG GTGTACCAGGACAACGTGTACGCCGAGGGCTCGCAGTTCCACTCGTTCAAGAAGGTGCTCACGGAGCTGGGGCCGCCGTACGCGGCGCAGCAGGAGCTCGCCTCCTTCCATTCGGTCTCCAAGGGCTACATGGGCGA GTGCGGGTTCCGCGCCGGCTACGTGGAGGTGGTGAACATGGACGCCGCGGTGCAGcagcagatgcagaagctgaTGAGCGTGCGGCTGTGCCCGCCTGTGCCAGGCCAGGCCCTGCTACATATGGTG GAGAGGCAGGCAGTGCTGGCCGAGCTGGCGGCCAAGGCCAAGCTCACGGAGCAAGTCTTCAACGAGGCTCCCGGCATCCACTGCAACCCGGTGCAGGGCGCCATGTACTCCTTCCCCCGCGTGCAGCTGCCACCGCGCGCGGTCCAGCGCGCTCAG GAGCTGGGCCTGGCTCCGGACATGTTCTTTTGTTTGCGCCTTCTGGAGGAGACGGGCATCTGCGTGGTGCCTGGGAGCGGCTTTGGGCAGCGGGAAGGCACCTACCACTTCCG GATGACCATTCTGCCCCCCATGGAGAAGCTGCGGTCCCTGCTGGAGAAGCTGAGCCAGTTCCACGCCAAGTTCACCCGAGACTACTCCTGA